One Rosa chinensis cultivar Old Blush chromosome 5, RchiOBHm-V2, whole genome shotgun sequence genomic region harbors:
- the LOC112166605 gene encoding L-type lectin-domain containing receptor kinase IX.1 — MAVKNTFWLSLKIQLLLLLFFFFFSATPLTFNFPRFRPADTSNISMEGDASPDGSLRLTKSAIGEQLNGSVGRATFKETFLLRQNSTRKLADFTSSFVFSIDSDNSANYGDGLAFFLAPPGSSLNLILGAGSSLGLPVNSTLENSTMSSTEYPFVAVEFDIYPNYLSKSIDWGMDINYTHVGIDINSVKSNVTEGWDGGVMEGKENNATVSYNSTSKNLSVAFTTIDGHEVQVIKSIYFVVDLLQYLPDRVIVGFSASTGSSFALHKIVSWNFSSTPLDDDAAVSTTRSNNNIGLVAGLGVGGCFTLVGVLALVWFIFCKRKRGTEDTSDDDTRVLNDSIPEEFEKGTGPRKFSYNELALATNNFVQEAKLGEGGFGGVYKGFIKDMNSYVAVKKISRGSKQGTKEYAAEVSIISRLRHRNLVQLIGWCHEKKLLLVYEFMPNGSLDSHLFKEKSLLTWEVRYKIAHGLASGLLYLHQGWEQCVLHRDIKSSNVMLDSNFNTKLGDFGLAKLVDHGKLSQTTIVAGTMGYMAMEYVTTGKASKESDVYSFGVVALEIACGRKPIDHRYEGKQINMVEWVWELYGEGKIVEAADPKLCEEFDEKQMECLMMVGLWCAHPDHNCRPLIQQAIQVLNFEVPLPNLPLTMPVAFALPLSLSMLYSGDPTRGQSESSGYGSTINSSQLTSSSITHSNPSAAFSRERGSSFSLEILSNQPSF; from the coding sequence atggcAGTTAAAAACACATTCTGGTTGTCCCTAAAGATCCAATTGctgcttcttctcttcttcttcttcttctctgcaaCTCCATTGACCTTCAACTTCCCCAGATTTCGCCCTGCCGATACCAGCAATATATCTATGGAGGGCGATGCTTCCCCTGATGGCTCTCTCCGACTCACCAAAAGTGCTATTGGCGAGCAACTAAATGGGAGCGTTGGTAGAGCCACCTTCAAAGAAACCTTCCTCCTTCGACAGAACTCCACCCGAAAACTCGCTGATTTTACATCAAGTTTCGTATTCTCCATTGACTCCGACAACAGCGCCAACTACGGTGATGGGCTGGCCTTCTTCCTAGCACCGCCCGGGTCCTCACTGAACCTCATATTAGGAGCAGGTAGCAGTCTTGGCCTTCCTGTCAACAGTACGCTGGAAAACTCTACCATGTCGAGTACTGAATACCCGTTTGTGGCTGTCGAGTTTGATATCTACCCTAATTATTTGTCAAAATCGATTGATTGGGGTATGGATATAAATTACACTCATGTGGGCATCGACATCAACTCCGTCAAGTCTAACGTTACCGAGGGATGGGATGGTGGTGTCatggaaggaaaagaaaataatgccACAGTTAGTTACAACTCCACCTCGAAAAATCTTAGTGTTGCCTTCACTACGATAGATGGTCACGAAGTCCAGGTGATCAAAAGTATTTATTTCGTAGTCGATCTGCTTCAATACTTACCCGATAGGGTCATCGTTGGGTTCTCTGCCTCAACTGGAAGCTCATTTGCTCTGCATAAGATCGTCTCATGGAATTTTTCTTCAACTCCCCTGGATGATGATGCTGCAGTATCGACCACAAGATCCAACAACAATATAGGACTAGTGGCTGGATTGGGGGTTGGTGGATGTTTTACCTTGGTTGGTGTGTTGGCTTTGGTTTGGTTCATCTTTtgcaagagaaagagaggaacaGAGGATACGAGTGATGATGATACTAGGGTACTTAATGATTCGATTCCTGAAGAATTCGAAAAGGGGACAGGCCCTAGGAAGTTTTCCTACAATGAATTGGCCCTTGCAACTAATAATTTTGTACAGGAAGCAAAGCTTGGGGAGGGAGGGTTTGGTGGAGTTTACAAAGGGTTCATCAAAGATATGAACTCGTATGTAGCTGTTAAGAAGATATCAAGGGGCTCTAAACAAGGGACGAAGGAGTATGCAGCAGAAGTGAGTATCATTAGTCGGCTGAGGCATCGGAATCTGGTGCAACTCATAGGTTGGTGCCACGAAAAGAAACTCCTACTTGTCTACGAATTCATGCCCAACGGTAGCTTGGATTCTCACTTGTTCAAAGAAAAGAGCCTGTTAACTTGGGAGGTAAGATACAAAATTGCACATGGATTGGCCTCGGGATTGCTGTATCTACACCAAGGATGGGAACAATGTGTGCTGCACAGGGATATCAAATCCAGCAATGTTATGTTGGATTCCAATTTTAACACGAAACTTGGAGATTTTGGGTTAGCCAAGCTTGTAGACCATGGAAAGCTCTCGCAAACAACAATTGTGGCCGGAACCATGGGCTACATGGCTATGGAATATGTTACAACGGGAAAGGCTAGCAAGGAATCAGATGTCTATAGTTTCGGAGTTGTTGCTTTGGAAATAGCTTGTGGGAGAAAACCAATTGATCACAGGTATGAAGGAAAGCAAATCAATATGGTCGAGTGGGTTTGGGAGCTCTATGGAGAAGGGAAAATCGTTGAAGCAGCCGACCCAAAATTGTGCGAGGAATTTGATGAGAAGCAAATGGAGTGCTTAATGATGGTTGGGTTATGGTGTGCTCATCCGGATCACAACTGTAGGCCTTTGATACAACAAGCAATCCAAGTGCTTAACTTCGAAGTTCCATTGCCCAATCTCCCATTGACAATGCCGGTGGCCTTTGCTCTTCCATTATCACTGTCGATGTTGTATAGTGGTGACCCTACTAGAGGTCAAAGTGAGTCTTCAGGATATGGCTCTACCATCAATTCCTCACAGTTAACCTCATCTTCTATCACCCATTCTAATCCATCAGCAGCTTTTTCTAGAGAGAGAGGGTCCTCCTTCTCTCTAGAAATTTTATCAAATCAGccatcattttga